A stretch of DNA from Montipora capricornis isolate CH-2021 chromosome 1, ASM3666992v2, whole genome shotgun sequence:
CACTCGTCTCTCTCCCGCTCGCGTCCAGTTCCCCGCTTGAAGCGTCTAAAGCTTCTTTGATATCATTGTCAGTGATAGTGACGTCATTATCTTCTTCATCCGTgaatgaatggtcacttttttcatcatcaacatcatccatgtcatcaccatcatcaccaGACTCCTCAGAGTCACCATCTATGATATctgcaagcaaaaaaaaacgaatttgTCAATAAGGAGACGTTTGATTAGATTGTATTTATAGTGCCACGCAACTCTGTTCGATGTGATTtcttttaatcagtttttgttttcaggtcTTTTCTTCTAAAACACCAACTTTTTTAGAGAAGAAAGCTTAAACATCTGTAACTTcgtattgtttttcttgtaccAATATTGTTGTAACTGTTAGTCTTTTACTTGCTCTCTGCATTGTaagtcgttgttgttgtttttgttgatatCGATGTTGTGCTGTTGTCGTAGTTCTGATGTGTAGTTATCGTAGAGAGTGGCGTTGATATCCATGTGGTTTCTTCCATGTTTCTTTCATAGTTAAagtcgcttttttttttctccgttacTACTTCCTATAAAACTCTGTGGTGAACGTATAAACCAGTGTAAAGTCATTCCTTGAAAGTACCCCAACAATCTTCCCTGATCGTTTAACAAACTCTTGTTGCTCTTGTTATCGACCAAAATTTCGTCTTTGACCGTGCATCCAATGAAGTCAGTATGTATTATCGCCATGAAGTGTAAAAAAACCATGCTCAAGTTCTCAAGAAATTGTGTAAAGATCTTTTTCTCCGTGATCGTCGTCGAAGCGTCATAGAAATTTTATGTCGTTTGTTAATTCGCCTGAAGGTAAAACATAAAATAGAAATATTACACCACTTTGACAACAGCACCTGTGGTTATCCCTATAGAGGGTACCTCCTGGGTGTACTTAACTGCATGCAGGTTTTTTTATGAATGGGCCGAAAAAAACTAGAGatagcaaaaaaggaaaaggaacagAGATCGTCACAGCAGGATGTAGAGCCAACACAAACTGTTTAATTTTGTCATGAACTCTAGTATTTGAACCCTGGCCAATGGCCGCATTGTTGTTTCATGATTACCGtcaaaagaaactaattaacCATAAAAGAGTCTACGAAATTACAAATCCAGTCCACCAACCCTACTCTCCTCCCATGTGTTAATTTTCTCTTCGATGCCCTCTCCCATTTAAAAATTGCAGTATTAAACACTTAATTACTGgacccgagggaaacagttcattttgtttcccgagaatctcaatgtttccccaaggcgcagccgagggaaacattgagattcgagggaaacaaaatgaactgtttccctagggaccagtcattaagtgatttgttatgtagcacaaaaagaaaaacgtgcaacggcaacagcaacggtggtcgtcgctcagagacttttggcaggaaacagttttattgttagatgttaTGTGACCTCGAAgcaaccaatgagagcgcgcgctactggaggaaaaaattcagctatataacaatttcCGATATTTTATTTACTCTACTACTCACCAGACCCCATCAATCCAGCAAAGTACATGGCTGATTTGTAGATATCTATCGCCTGTTGTCTCGTCAAGTTCATGGGCAGACCTGGGGCTGGAAAGACGGGAGGTCTTTTTTTCGCGTCAGCTAACATGAAGGCAATGTCAGAGGCACCTCCAAGCAAACCGGGATTTAAGTACCCATTGTCATCACCACTTCCGCTTTCATCCAGATCGTCTGAATCATCTGGATCATCGGCGGTGTCTTGAAGGCCGCCAGTAAACTCAAAACCGGAACCGGAAACGGAGGCGAGTTCCTCCGCCGCTGTATCATCCACTGAGAGGGACTTGGATGTAGGCGCTATATTTACCGTTGAGTGCTTATCTGGTAGTTTAATTTCAATAGTGTTAGATTTGGATAAAGCTGCAGTTGAAGACTTTATACGGGATTTCTTGCTGGCTTTATGTTGTTTGAATTTCCTCCTCAACGGAACCTTGTCATGGACGTAATCTAACTTGGGGTGGGCAAAGTCTGGGTAACCTGTGTGCTGAGGCTGAAAGCTCGGCGTGTTACCCATTTGTGGGTAATATTGGTACCATGGTCTATTTTGATATGGAGTAAAAATGTCcgattttttaacattttcggCGCTGTAGTTGAACTTTGCTGGTTGGCCATAGCTCGGCGAACTCTGGGCGTAAATCGAACTTTTCCGATCGTATGATGTTGGCTGTCTATACATGCTGCCTTGGTCTCGACCAGGGTTAGACGGACTTGGTGGTATCAAACTAGAAGCTGACTGGGCACTTGCCAGATTACCTCGAACTTGAGAGCTGCCTGCCTGCGATCCAGTCACCACAGGCCAGTTTTGCTCCACTCTATTTCTTTGTGCCTTAGGGTTTATTGACAGTTCAGATGATATCTGTCCGTTGCCCATGAGTATGTTTCCAGTTTTTTGGCTACTTGTGACGGAATTTGTCAGTGGTAGTTTCCCCGCCATTGCGTTAGTTGCCGAATGGTTGGTCGGAAAGCGGCTTTCGGCCGTAGATTTGCCAACGGATAAATTTTCCACCGTCTGGTCTATTGCGTTTTGTTTCCACGAAAGATTATTCCCTGCCATTTGATTCCGCATGGATTTAGTTGCTTCCGCTGGCTTGTTTGCCGAAAGTGAGTTAATTACCGAACGGTTGCCCGGGAAACGGTTTCCCGTCGTCGAGTTGGCTAAGGATAAGTTGGCTGCCGCCCGATTTCCCGCGCTTGGTTTCCCTATATGAGTATTTCCCGCCACATGATTCCACAACAACTGCGTAGCTGCCGTCGGGTGTTTTCCCGATATTGCGTTGGTTGTCGAAGGCTTGGCAAGGAAGCGGTTCCCCGCCATTGAGTCGGCCATCGAAAATTTCGTTGCTCCATGTTTTTCCGCGTTTGGTTCCCTTGCTGGGTGATTTTTCTCCATTTGATACTGCAACGAATGAGAGTAAGTTGTGGAAGGGCTGCCCACGAAACGATTTCTTGTGGTTAAGTTGTTCAAGATTGCATGATTTTTCCCGTTTTGTTTCCATAACGGCTGATTTCCCGCCATTTGATATGGCGATGATAACGCTACTGTGGACGGGTTGTCTTCTAAAAGCGAGTTAGTTTTCGAATGGTTACTAGGGAAACCGTTTCCCACCGTTGAGTTATTAAGGATTCTGTGATTGTCCGCGTATTGTCTCCATACCGGCAACGATTGCCTTGCAGCAGCCGGCTGTTTTCCTGTTAGTGATGTAGCTGCCGGAGGATTGTCAGGGAAACGATTTCCGGCCATTGAGATGCCCATCGATAAATTGGCTACCGCATGATTCCGCACGCtttgtttccatgacaacggATTCCTCGTCATTTGATTCCAAGCCTGTTCTTTTGCCGACGGATGGTTTCCCTCTGGCGAGTTTCGATATCCCTTCGTTAAAGTTCCAGCCGCTGTGTCCGTTACAAGTGTGTTCCTTGCATATCCAGAAACCGTGGGAATAAAAGGTAGTCGATTGTTAAGCTCGCTTTGTTGACTAACTAGAGAAGAGTTCGAATTCCGTGATGAAATTGTCGTTTTATTGAAGAGGTTTGTGTCTCCAGCTGTGAAGTTATCACTCATCCCCATTGGAACATGTGATCTTCGAACGTTCAAATCATTTCCATCAGACAAGTTCTGTAGTTGCTGATTTATGAAGTAGTTAACACCTTTAAAGTTGTCACTACTTCTGTCTGGAAGAAGCATAATCACAAATATGACTAAAGAGAAATGTGCGCAACAGTGTTTAAACTACCCTAGTCCTGGAGGTGTTTCTTGAGCCGCGAAAGAGCCGCGAAGCGGTGAAGACGAATCGCAAAGCGGCGAGAATAGAAAAACGTCTGGTTACCTTGGAGTTGAatttcactttcatgcagacgccagggttaggatctgaccctcaggctcgcattggttgatatttttacaaacacgcaaatcaatatgattgaTTTGTTTAAATGGTAATACCGAGGGGACGCGTGATTGCTAAGTTGTCAGTGGACCCTTTTGTAGTTATCAATTTGACGCATTTGACAtctggcgtctgcatgaaagtgagattcaaatccaaggtaaccagaggttttctcttctcgccgcttcgcgattCCTCTTCGCTGCTTTGTGTctctctcgcggctcaagaaaaatcTCTGGACCAGGGTAGGTTTAAAACTGAAAACAGAAGCTGAAAATttttatcgaaaaaaaaaaattccttgacGGAGGCGCGCGAAAACGTGCAATAACTTTGATGTTGTGAATTTTTGGAAACTGGTCACTTTTACGACCCAGCTCCCCTGCGTTCTCCTTCTCTGTGCTCCTGCGCAAAGAAAGTCTAGAAAACTGGAAATGGGTTACGCAAGGGCAGGAAAACGCATTTTTACCGAAAAAAGTTACATTGAAGCTATGTTTGTTTTTATTGGCTGTGATGGAGAGCTTCAGAGATTGGGATCAAATAGCTTGATTTGGTCAGATGACGTCCGTAAAAGTACCCACAAGGAGACCAAGGATTAAAATTGAGTTGTAAAGCTATTTTGATTCTCTATCCGTTTACCAAGTTGCCTTGTTAACCCAATTGATTCCAAGTTTTTAGCGCTACATGACTCCCCAACCACCACAATCTTTTACGAAAATCGATCGATGTTGATTTAAACATGAACTCGGTGGGTAACAAAAAAAGTTTACGATGGTAACATCGAAGTCAATTACAAGAATTGTTTACTTAATCGTGTGATAAGAGCCGTATCAGCAAGTCGATATTATGTAAACATAAATAGACAAACTTTACAACGCTTACCTCCCTCTATTGGCATGGCGAAGGACGGTCGCACATTGACAACCAAAATACAACATCCTAGGAAAATGCTTAATGCCACAACGAGTTTAAGACTAGCCATTTCGCCGAAATGAAAATAATGTACTTGCTACACAGTAGTGAAAGCTAGGATATCTGTAACACCTGCAACAGACAGATTGGTCGCTtagacaataaaaataaaacaacttgaTAGGGAAAAAAAACTGACAAATGTGCCATAACAAGTTGGATATGTGTGGAATGTCACTGTCACTAAACTTATGAAAGGCGGACCCACATTTTTAAGTTGTaagcgaaaacaaaaaattcgTCCAAGTAAATCGTAATTGGAAACAGGAATCACCTAAGCGTGTGGTCTAGAATTAAGCAATCAGCTGGTGTCGTTTTAGCAAATGTAAGTGCGATGCAAAACAAgtgtggaaaaaaaattgaccaaCTTACCTTATACAAAGGTTTTTCTCGTCcaaattttgttgaaaatcAACGTATTGTTACTTATAGCATTGTATTTATgttaaactttttaaaaaagaaccGCGATGCTTGAAAgcaattggcaaaatatcgtgaGTTCATCTGAGCTGGTGGCATGGGTGCGGGGACGAAACAGTGACATAATTGCCGAGTTATTCCAAATATAACGAGTCTTTTGATTGGCTGCGTTATAACAAGGGGTGCCGGGCGTTGCGACAGCCTTGTCTGAATAGACGAGGACGTCAAATCTAGTTCAATGGAATTTAAGACGCTATTATCATAAGACAATTGACCGTGTAAGGGTCATTGATCATTTTAAGTTAATGTTTCTATTGcaagtctctttttttttaaagaaaaatacggGTGTCAAGTTCAATTCCGTCTGTATTTAATTTCTCAGGTCTTTTGGAGTATCCAGTTTGCTCAGCATGCACCTGCCGCTTTTAAATCGCAAGAATACTGCTTGCAAAATGACATCGTTCAAAACGCAATATTAAAACGATAAAcgcttctattgttttgaaaataaaccAAATGATTCACATCGATGCTTTGTTCAGGTACGtaaattaataaaaacaaacactCCATTTTTCAGCTAAAAACTGGTGTTATTTTCTTCGATACAAATTACAAGGAAAAACAACTCTCCTCATTTTTCGTTACGAGACGTTGTTTAAAATAATACTCCCAAATAGGAAATTTTGCCCAGTTTTAAGCATCGAAAACAGCGCCTATGTTACAGTCAGTTTGAACTCCGCGGTCAGCATAACAAGGTAAAATAAACCACTTCTTTTGTCCAagtctcgataccatacagtgaatagACTACTTCGACGATACGACggccattttaaattttattgttcCAATAGCTATAATTGTGGGATGCCCAGGGGAAAAtacatttaacaaatcgaaagtagttcagcgttgtctgtactcttatcgacaccGATaatcgtcatcacagtggtcaatatgttgtggactcacgaggcactgtgatgacgaatatcgttgtcgataagagtacagccaacgctgaaccactttcgatttgtttttttaccacaatattcaacgccaaaggaagtgtttatttcagagcgtgaccaaagtcatgacacaaagaaaaagcaagcgttgtctataactttctcgcaatatgattggtttatttcccaaaatgagcgctCCTGGTTgactattacattgcgtgacaaataataattgacgcgagcatgacgcgtacagcgttgtccaGACTCTTgacaacggaaaattagccaatcagattgcgagattacaagcaaatGTGGTAAAAATTAATTTCTGCCCCCGATAACAATAGATATCACAATAGCTGCCGAATCGTCGAAGTAGTTAGTCTATTGAAAGGAaatcttgctctaaaatgaggcttgttaggctaatttgcacattagGAAAAGAACAATAAAGCAGGCGCGATTTATGAATAAGGGTCTATTCGCTAATGCTTACCAACCAAGACAAGATACTAACAAACGCGAACCAACAAGGATAGTTCTTGATGAAAATGATTATCGCTGTTAATGAAGCAACTTAAATAcgcatgacaaaaaaaaaaatccagccCCGAACGGGACACAAACCCAACGCCTTGCAATATCGCTGCACTTTCTGCGCAGGCCAAGGTGTTGCGAGTGAGGGACAGATGATAAAAGAGGTGGGGTTATTCTGGTAGGGAGGAGGCAATGCCAATGCCAAGTGGCGGTCATTTGCTTTCTACAAGAGtaaacaccaaaacaaaacacataTGCAGGTCAAACACTTAGGAACGGTTTTGTGTTTTTatacaatacaaaatacaagCTAAGATTAAAACCTTTCAATGACAAGTATCTTTACAGAGTGACCGAACTCTCGTCTCTACAACTAAGTACGCTCCTTCGTGTTTGAACTCCATTTGCAATGACAAGCGCGAGTTTTTCGTTACTGGAGGAGAACGAGTTAATTTATTAAATCCTAAACAGTTCTCAGTCGTCTACGAAGTGCGCACGCAGGCATCGAATAGAAAATTCTTCATTATCCAGTCCGTTTGAAAATAAGATACAGTAAAGCGAAAAAGAAAGCAGCGAATCACATCGGATAATTGAACATGACATCTTGTCGAGCCAACTCCAGCAACATAGGATCGTCGAAGAACTTGTTGATGCTGACATCTTCGCTCAGAccctgaaagaaacaaaaagttaGTGATTCAATCTCTtaacacaaaaaacaaactgttgtttattttgttgGTGGGCGCATCTTGTTGCAAAATACATGCGCGGGCAGCATGTCTTGGCTTTGTGTTATAATTGGTCTGCGCCGGTTGTGATTCACAGAAAATTTGGCTTAAGGTCATTGAATATAAAACCATTCTAATGTTTTGCTCACTCTAAACGGTCGCCAAAAACTTGATTATC
This window harbors:
- the LOC138045627 gene encoding uncharacterized protein, with amino-acid sequence MRNQMAGNNLSWKQNAIDQTVENLSVGKSTAESRFPTNHSATNAMAGKLPLTNSVTSSQKTGNILMGNGQISSELSINPKAQRNRVEQNWPVVTGSQAGSSQVRGNLASAQSASSLIPPSPSNPGRDQGSMYRQPTSYDRKSSIYAQSSPSYGQPAKFNYSAENVKKSDIFTPYQNRPWYQYYPQMGNTPSFQPQHTGYPDFAHPKLDYVHDKVPLRRKFKQHKASKKSRIKSSTAALSKSNTIEIKLPDKHSTVNIAPTSKSLSVDDTAAEELASVSGSGFEFTGGLQDTADDPDDSDDLDESGSGDDNGYLNPGLLGGASDIAFMLADAKKRPPVFPAPGLPMNLTRQQAIDIYKSAMYFAGLMGSGELTNDIKFL